The following are from one region of the Nicotiana tomentosiformis chromosome 7, ASM39032v3, whole genome shotgun sequence genome:
- the LOC108945951 gene encoding uncharacterized mitochondrial protein AtMg00810-like, with product MVTVRTLISVAASRNWPLYYMDVNYAFLQDALQAAKYIQSLYDHSLFTKKEGEELVIVLVYVDNLLITGNSRRLIDQAKSTLHNNFKVKDLGELRSFLGIEVLISHDGILLNQIKYTLELISDVGLSGAKPVNTPLEANARFTTVDYDAHVGGITDPVLPDATPYQKLIGKLLYLTITRPDISFVVQVLSQFMQQPKASHWEAALRLVRYLKGSPGQGIFLKNNPCTQLTVFCDSDWAACPNIRRSVTGYIVKLGDSIISWKSKK from the exons ATGGTGACTGTAAGGACATTAATCAGTGTTGCAGCCTCAAGGAATTGGCCTCTGTATTATATGGATGTAAATTATGCTTTCCTACAAG ATGCTCTACAAGCAGCCAAATACATTCAAAGTCTATATGATCATTCTTTGTTTACAAAGAAGGAAGGTGAAGAACTAGTTATTGTCCTAGTGTATGTAGATAATCTACTTATTACTGGGAACAGTAGGAGGCTAATTGACCAAGCAAAGAGCACATTGCACAATAATTTCAAAGTCAAGGACCTAGGTGAACTGAGGAGCTTCCTAGGAATTGAGGTATTGATATCACATGATGGCATACTACTCAATCAGATAAAATACACTCTTGAGTTAATCTCTGATGTTGGCTTGAGTGGAGCAAAGCCAGTGAACACACCCTTGGAAGCAAATGCCAGGTTCACCACTGTGGATTATGATGCACATGTGGGGGGCATTACAGATCCTGTACTTCCAGATGCCACTCCTTATCAGAAGCTCATTGGAAAACTGCTCTACCTAACGATCACTAGACCTGACATCAGTTTTGTTGTACAGGTTCTAAGCCAATTCATGCAACAACCTAAAGCTTCACACTGGGAGGCGGCACTCAGGCTAGTTAGATATTTGAAAGGGTCACCTGGTCAAGGTATTTTTCTAAAGAATAATCCTTGCACACAACTGACTGTATTTTGTGACAGTGATTGGGCAGCCTGCCCAAATATTAGAAGATCTGTGACTGGCTACATAGTAAAACTAGGGGACTCTATCATATCGTGGAAGTCAAAGAAGTAG